Proteins co-encoded in one Setaria viridis chromosome 9, Setaria_viridis_v4.0, whole genome shotgun sequence genomic window:
- the LOC117840061 gene encoding uncharacterized protein: MVSARAAAAMAIFVLVALSTSHMAFSLRPGAGLGVCRASGYLPGRSGNCEKSNDPDCCEDGKKYPQYRCSPPVTASTKAVLTLNSFEKGKDGGGPSECDNAYHSDEEKVVALSTGWFSNMARCGHRIKISANGNSVYAKVVDECDSVHGCDDEHNFEPPCDNNIVDASPAVWDALGLDQSLGMVDITWSDVCRASGYLPGRSGNCEKSNDPDCCEDGKKYPQYRCSPPVTASTKAVLTLNSFEKGKDGGGPSECDNAYHSDEEKVVALSTGWFSNMARCGHRIKISANGNSVYAKVVDECDSVHGCDDEHNFEPPCDNNIVDASPAVWDALGLDQSLGMVDITWSEE, encoded by the exons ATGGTCTCTGCCAGAGCTGCAGCCGCCATGGCGATCTTCGTCCTGGTTGCTCTCTCCACCTCCCACATGGCGTTCTCcctccgccccggcgccggcctcggCGTGTGCCGCGCCAGCGGCTACCTCCCCGGCCGGTCCGGCAACTGCGAGAAGAGCAACGACCCGGACTGCTGCGAGGACGGCAAGAAGTACCCGCAGTaccgctgctcgccgccggtgacggCGAGCACCAAGGCCGTGCTGACGCTCAACAGCTTCGAGAAgggcaaggacggcggcggcccgtcGGAGTGCGACAACGCGTACCACAGCGACGAGGAGAAGGTGGTGGCGCTCTCCACGGGGTGGTTCAGCAACATGGCGCGCTGCGGGCACCGCATCAAGATCTCCGCCAACGGCAACTCCGTGTACGCCAAGGTGGTGGACGAGTGCGACTCCGTCCACGGCTGCGACGACGAGCACAACTTCGAGCCGCCCTGCGACAACAACATCGTCGACGCATCGCCGGCGGTCTGGGACGCTCTGGGGCTCGACCAGAGCCTCGGCATGGTGGACATCACATGGTCCGA CGTGTGCCGCGCCAGCGGCTACCTCCCCGGCCGGTCCGGCAACTGCGAGAAGAGCAACGACCCGGACTGCTGCGAGGACGGCAAGAAGTACCCGCAGTaccgctgctcgccgccggtgacggCGAGCACCAAGGCCGTGCTGACGCTCAACAGCTTCGAGAAgggcaaggacggcggcggcccgtcGGAGTGCGACAACGCGTACCACAGCGACGAGGAGAAGGTGGTGGCGCTCTCCACGGGGTGGTTCAGCAACATGGCGCGCTGCGGGCACCGCATCAAGATCTCCGCCAACGGCAACTCCGTGTACGCCAAGGTGGTGGACGAGTGCGACTCCGTCCACGGCTGCGACGACGAGCACAACTTCGAGCCGCCCTGCGACAACAACATCGTCGACGCATCGCCGGCGGTCTGGGACGCTCTGGGGCTCGACCAGAGCCTCGGCATGGTGGACATCACATGGTCCGAGGAGTGA
- the LOC117840173 gene encoding putative ripening-related protein 5 translates to MVSARAAAAMAIFVLVALSTSHMAFSLRPGAGLGVCRASGYLPGRSGNCEKSNDPDCCEDGKKYPQYRCSPPVTASTKAVLTLNSFEKGKDGGGPSECDNAYHSDEEKVVALSTGWFSNMARCGHRIKISANGNSVYAKVVDECDSVHGCDDEHNFEPPCDNNIVDASPAVWDALGLDQSLGMVDSTWSEE, encoded by the coding sequence ATGGTCTCTGCCAGAGCTGCAGCCGCCATGGCGATCTTCGTCCTGGTTGCTCTCTCCACCTCCCACATGGCGTTCTCcctccgccccggcgccggcctcggCGTGTGCCGCGCCAGCGGCTACCTCCCCGGCCGGTCCGGCAACTGCGAGAAGAGCAACGACCCGGACTGCTGCGAGGACGGCAAGAAGTACCCGCAGTACCGCTGCTCGCCACCGGTGACGGCGAGCACCAAGGCCGTGCTGACGCTCAACAGCTTCGAGAAgggcaaggacggcggcggcccgtcGGAGTGCGACAACGCGTACCACAGCGACGAGGAGAAGGTGGTGGCGCTCTCCACGGGGTGGTTCAGCAACATGGCGCGCTGCGGGCACCGCATCAAGATTTCCGCCAACGGCAACTCCGTGTACGCCAAGGTGGTGGACGAGTGCGACTCCGTCCACGGCTGCGACGACGAGCACAACTTCGAGCCGCCCTGCGACAACAACATCGTCGACGCATCGCCGGCGGTCTGGGACGCCCTGGGGCTCGACCAGAGCCTCGGCATGGTGGACAGCACATGGTCCGAGGAGTGA